From Camelina sativa cultivar DH55 chromosome 7, Cs, whole genome shotgun sequence, one genomic window encodes:
- the LOC109125559 gene encoding 60S ribosomal protein L38 yields the protein MPKQIHEIKDFLLTARRKDARSVKIKRSKDIVKFKVRCSRYLYTLCVFDQEKADKLKQSLPPGLSVQDL from the exons ATG CCGAAGCAAATCCACGAAATCAAGGACTTCCTTTTGACAGCGAGAAGGAAGGATGCTAGGTCAGTGAAGATTAAGAGAAGCAAGGACATTGTTAAGTTCAAGGTCAGGTGCTCAAGGTACCTCTACACACTATGTGTCTTCGACCAAGAGAAGGCTGATAAGTTGAAGCAGTCTCTTCCTCCGG GTTTGAGTGTGCAAGACCTTTGA